From the Gemmatimonadales bacterium genome, the window GTACCGCTCTCCCAGGTACGCCATCGTGTCGTCGAACCAGTCCTTCCGGTGCTCCTCGGCTGCCTCGAGGACTCCGCAGCGGAGGATATGACTGAACAGCTCGTCGCGGGCCAACTCGAAGGCCGTCGGCACTTGCACTTTGCGGCGGTTACTGTGCTTCGACATCACACCTCCATTCGGGCGGGACATCCCGCCGTCGTGCGAAAAATATAAGGGGCCGCCGAGGCTCGGGCAAACTCACAGCAGATCGGCGAACATCCTGGCGGCGGCTTCCGCCGCCTTGGCATGGAGCGGCCGCCGTCGCCATTCATCAGGCAAGACCCGTGCCGCCTGGGTCAGATCGGAGGTGAACAGGTCCCTCATCCGGGTTCCCGTCTGGGGATCGGCCACGAGGGCGTTGAGCTCGAAGTTGCGGCGCAGGGACAGCGGGTCCAGGTTGCTCGAGCCGACCAGGGTCACGAGGCCGTCCACGACCGCGGTCTTCGCGTGGAGCATCACGCCCGTCCACTCGTGGATCTCCGCCCCCGCGTCGAGCAACGGCTGGTAGATGCGCCGGGCCGCCAGGCCGGCCACCGGGTGGTTGTTGCGGCCCGGCACGAGCAGGCGGACGCGGACCCCGCGGCGCGCGGCGCGGATCAGCGCGTCGAGCACCTCGCGCGGGGCGACGAAGTAGGCGTCGGTCAGCTCGATCGTCTCCTCGGCGTGGTCGGCGAGCCACCGGTAGATCGCTCCCACGCGCCCCAGGCCGGGGCGGTCGCCGACCACCACCACGGCCGCCTCCCCCGTCTCGCGCGGCGTCGGCTCCTGCCGCGCCGTGGAGGCGGGCTCCTCGCGGGCCCGGCGCCACATCCGCTCGAAGGCGAGCTGGAAGTCGGCCACTGCAGGACCGCGCACCGAGATCGCCGTGTCGCGCCAGCCGGCGCCGCCGAGGGCGGAGGGAGCCCAGTGGTCGGCGATGCAGATGCCGCCCACGAAGGCGATCACGTCGTCGCACACCAGCAGTTTGCGGTGGTCGCGGTGACGCAGCCGGAGCCAGCTCCAGGGGGCCAGCGGGGAAAGGGGGCGGAACGCGCGGGCCTCGACGGCCGCGTCCTTGAGCCGCCGCGCCATCGAGCCGCCCCGTACCATCAGCGTGCCGATGGGGTCGTAGAGCACGCGCACGCGGGCCCCGCGCCGCCGCGCCTGCTCGAGTCCCGTGGCGAACTCCCGGCCCGTCTGGTCGTCGGCGACGATGAAGTTCTCGAAGCTGACGCTGTTCCGGGCCGCGCGGATGCCCGCCAGCATCGCGGGAAAGGCCCGCGCGCCGTCGCGATGGATGCGCACGGCATGGCCGTAGCGCAGCGGGGCGGCGGCGATCCGGGCCAGCTCGAGGAGAGCGCGGGGCGAGGCGAGGTACGGGGAGGATGGCGCCGGCCTGGGCACGCTGGATGATAGGGCGTGGCGCGCCGCGGTGCGAGTTGGCGACCGTGCGTGGCCTGGGTATGATAGACCCGGGATGACCCCCGACGACACCTACGATCCCCGGCGCGCCGAGCAGCTGGTCGAGATGCTGCGGGCCCTGGCTTTGCGCATCATCGACCTCGACCGCCGGGGCGGCCTGCTCGGGGAGTCGTCGGCGCTGCTGCGCGCGATGGGGGACATCCGCTCCGAGCTGTTCCGCTACGAGGTGCGGCAGACGTTCGACACGCCCGAGGTGGCGGAGCACCGGCGAATCGTGAACGAGGCCACGCGCGGGTGGTCGCCGGAGGCCGAACCCGGAGGCGAAGAGGAGGATCCATGGCGGAAGCCGGACGGTCGGTGAAGCGGTTCTACCTGCTGCTCGGCGTGATCGCCGTGGCGGGCATCGCGTTGATCGTGCGCGCCGCGACGAGCGGCCCCGGGGCGCCGCTGGTGATCGCCGACTGCGGCGGGCCGCCGCTGGGCGGCGTGCCGGCCGCGGGCCAGGCGCTCGGCCCCGACACGGCGCCGGTGCAGATCACCGAGTACGCGGACTTCGAGTGCCCGTCGTGCGCCCGGTTCGCCATTCTCACGATGCCCGACGTCCAGCAGCGGCTGATTCCGACCGGCAAGCTCCGCTGGCAGTTCATGGACTTTCCGCTGCAGCAGCACGTCAACTCGCCGCTGGCCCACGTGGCGGCGGCGTGCGGCGCGGATCAGGGCAGGTTCTGGGAGATGGAGTACGCGCTGTACGACCACCAGGACGACTGGTTCGCCGACCAGCGTCCGGAGCGGAAGTTCCTGGCCTACGCGCGCGCGGTGGGCCTGAATCCCGACAGCTTCCAGGTCTGCCTCACCCAGCGGCGGCACTGGCCGACCATCGAGGCGAACCGCTGCACGGGCGAGAAGCTCGGGGTCAACGGCACTCCCACCGTGTACGTCAACGGACGCGCACTGTCGTACACGCCGGCTTTCGACGACCTCACCCGGATCGTGGACTCGGTCGCGGCGGCCGCGCGGGGGCCGGCTTCGACCCGACGCCGCTAGGGGGAGCGATGCGGCATCGGATGGCGGCGGCGGCCCTCGCCCTGGTGGGCCTGCTGGTGTCGGCCTACCTGCTGCTCTACAAGCTCGGGCTGGTGGGCACGCTCAAGTGCGTGGGGAGCGGCGGCTGCGAGCGCGTCAATACCAGCCGCTACGCGACCCTGCTCGGCCTTCCGGTCGCCGCCTACGGCGTGGCGGGCTACGTCGTACTGCTGGCGGTCGCGCTGTACGGGCTGCGGGAGGATCAGGCGTCGCTGCCGCAGGCGACGCGCTGGCTCGCGGCGCTCGCGGCCCTCGGGGTGCTGTTCTCCCTCTACCTGCTGGCGCTGGAGCTGTTCGTCATCCACGCCGTCTGCCTGTGGTGCAGCGTCTCGGGGCTGGTGATCGTGGCGATCTTCGTGGTGTCGGCGGCGGCGCTGGCGAAGGCTAGCCCGGCACCCTGACGGTGAGCACCGGGCACGCGGCCGTGCGCGCGACGCGCTCGGCCACGCTGCCCAGCAGCAGGTGCAACAGGCCGGTCCGGCCGTGCGTGGCGACCACGATCAGGTC encodes:
- a CDS encoding thioredoxin domain-containing protein, which gives rise to MAEAGRSVKRFYLLLGVIAVAGIALIVRAATSGPGAPLVIADCGGPPLGGVPAAGQALGPDTAPVQITEYADFECPSCARFAILTMPDVQQRLIPTGKLRWQFMDFPLQQHVNSPLAHVAAACGADQGRFWEMEYALYDHQDDWFADQRPERKFLAYARAVGLNPDSFQVCLTQRRHWPTIEANRCTGEKLGVNGTPTVYVNGRALSYTPAFDDLTRIVDSVAAAARGPASTRRR
- a CDS encoding phospholipase D-like domain-containing protein, whose translation is MPRPAPSSPYLASPRALLELARIAAAPLRYGHAVRIHRDGARAFPAMLAGIRAARNSVSFENFIVADDQTGREFATGLEQARRRGARVRVLYDPIGTLMVRGGSMARRLKDAAVEARAFRPLSPLAPWSWLRLRHRDHRKLLVCDDVIAFVGGICIADHWAPSALGGAGWRDTAISVRGPAVADFQLAFERMWRRAREEPASTARQEPTPRETGEAAVVVVGDRPGLGRVGAIYRWLADHAEETIELTDAYFVAPREVLDALIRAARRGVRVRLLVPGRNNHPVAGLAARRIYQPLLDAGAEIHEWTGVMLHAKTAVVDGLVTLVGSSNLDPLSLRRNFELNALVADPQTGTRMRDLFTSDLTQAARVLPDEWRRRPLHAKAAEAAARMFADLL
- a CDS encoding vitamin K epoxide reductase family protein; translated protein: MRHRMAAAALALVGLLVSAYLLLYKLGLVGTLKCVGSGGCERVNTSRYATLLGLPVAAYGVAGYVVLLAVALYGLREDQASLPQATRWLAALAALGVLFSLYLLALELFVIHAVCLWCSVSGLVIVAIFVVSAAALAKASPAP